The proteins below come from a single Candidatus Bathyarchaeota archaeon genomic window:
- a CDS encoding S26 family signal peptidase, with product MTDLRRLLRNEYVKTAVSISLVAAVILAFFFGLGLALGNSVPLRVVESGSMCTMQGGCDGFSHPFDQTLHVGDIIVIQSVDPAELNADYPNSDIIVYQKPVGGANSEATPIVHRIVAKYQDEEGTWFFQTKGDGNGDTWPSPPDVSQYDSHTLWTTGQGVSEDLVLGKVVMRIPYFGWVTLIMKSNSWMLPLIVVLIMLLIIVEFAAPVLRRKKAVAEQQNPGVKQP from the coding sequence TTGACTGACCTGAGAAGACTTCTTAGAAACGAATACGTAAAAACCGCAGTTAGCATCAGCCTAGTCGCCGCCGTTATCCTAGCCTTCTTCTTTGGGCTTGGGTTAGCCTTAGGAAACAGCGTTCCATTGCGGGTGGTGGAAAGCGGCAGCATGTGCACCATGCAGGGTGGATGCGACGGTTTTAGTCACCCTTTTGATCAAACCTTGCATGTAGGGGACATTATCGTTATCCAAAGCGTGGATCCTGCAGAGTTGAATGCTGATTACCCCAACAGCGACATCATCGTTTACCAGAAACCAGTCGGCGGCGCCAACTCGGAGGCTACACCTATCGTTCACCGCATTGTCGCTAAGTACCAGGATGAAGAGGGCACATGGTTTTTCCAGACTAAGGGCGACGGCAACGGAGACACATGGCCCTCACCACCGGATGTTTCCCAGTATGACTCACACACGCTCTGGACAACAGGCCAGGGGGTATCTGAGGACCTTGTTTTGGGCAAAGTGGTCATGCGGATACCTTACTTTGGCTGGGTGACCCTGATTATGAAAAGCAACTCGTGGATGCTGCCCCTAATCGTTGTGCTCATTATGCTGCTAATCATCGTTGAGTTCGCTGCTCCGGTTTTGCGGCGCAAAAAAGCGGTTGCTGAACAACAAAACCCCGGCGTCAAGCAGCCATAG
- a CDS encoding class I SAM-dependent methyltransferase codes for MFIAPFVPSPSSVVEYMLKLAGLKSGEVLFDMGSGDGRTVIMAAKTFGARGVGIELREDLAKKAMSNIHESGLEGRVTIINDDMFNVNLTSADVVYLYLTTSANEKIKPKLDRDLKPGARVVSHDYEVVGWRPEKIENFCENPQLGYPSHTIYLYRKP; via the coding sequence ATGTTTATCGCGCCTTTTGTTCCCAGCCCCAGCAGCGTGGTTGAGTATATGCTTAAGCTTGCCGGCTTGAAGTCAGGCGAGGTACTTTTTGATATGGGTTCAGGTGATGGCCGAACCGTGATTATGGCAGCTAAAACCTTTGGCGCCCGGGGCGTAGGGATCGAGTTACGTGAGGATTTAGCTAAAAAAGCCATGAGTAACATCCATGAGAGCGGACTTGAGGGCCGCGTGACAATCATAAACGACGACATGTTCAACGTGAATTTAACCAGCGCCGACGTGGTTTACCTGTACTTGACCACCAGCGCCAACGAGAAAATCAAACCTAAACTTGACCGGGACCTAAAACCTGGCGCCCGCGTGGTCTCCCATGACTACGAAGTGGTTGGGTGGCGGCCCGAGAAAATCGAGAACTTCTGTGAAAACCCCCAGTTGGGCTACCCCTCACATACGATTTATCTGTACCGCAAACCCTGA
- a CDS encoding PQQ-binding-like beta-propeller repeat protein, with amino-acid sequence MRLTKTLTSIVIAALILSCFITLYKAEPATAVSSNGTINFNVSGLAAGTSWTVQVQTTNHTQTSSTYSTSWIEGVPCPWIVYVPAGYTSSSTLSGTAYVAAYGTTNINVAFTAIPGAYDVVFTQTGLASGTRWSVTLNGNTQTSTTDTVTFSGVSDGSYSYFVNAPGGYNASVTFGAITVDGENVEQSVLFTSQSDSWSMFGNGPARTASSTSIGPLTNSLAWSKSTGQFGEYYLDFSPAVVVGDVFYICSGHYVYALNAFTGDLINTYDLGSTYNDDSGPAMVEDILYFGSSGGNVTALNITSGDIVWTYTTGSYITGSPVVANGVLYIGSYDDKLYALNATNGNLVWSYNTGADVWTSPAVSNGLVLVYSNGKLYAINAQTGSQAWNYSVASAQYYNDAPVVQDGIVYGCLFQGSGAGAFFALNVTSGAEIWSYSAYSFGGAAVANGVVYFNDGDDGYLRALNATTGVGIWSRDLSLYDQGPMVSGDVVYVVSYNGIYALNATTGNTIWSYSFYNYMGSDSGTPIIANGIVYVFVPGDMMMFEEEGTIYAFGNPEQYTLNMTTVGQGTVEPGNQTYNAGSTVNLVAIPDAGWSFSGWSGDASGTTNTTLSMDGNKTVTATFTQDIYALTMLTVGNGQVNPGNTSATYRYGDTVDIKAINDAGWSFSGWSGDASGTSNTTLMMDGNLTVTATFTLIPTYDVTFTCTGLALGTSWNVTLDGSTQTSTAASITFTGLLSGNYAYTIGAVADYTLQSLSSTGTLPVNTDLDIPLAFTYNLDWPMFGYDLARCGSSPVNGPATNYTKWIYTTGGVISSSPSIYGGVVYVGSNDGYLYAFNESDGNILWTYKVSGIIQSSSAVANGVVYIGSSESILYALNASTGTSIWNFTAGNVIYSSPAVANGIVYVGCYDKNLYAINASTGALVWSYTTGGPIDLSSPAIVNGVVFIGSTDSKLYAINASTGAKLWSSDLGGAIYSTPAVANGLVFVGTEGSKIYALNATTGDECWQLSTGGAVYCSAAVDNGVVYIGSYDKKMYALNASTGAEIWSFTVDGYILAKPSIASGVIYFGSFDGQLYALNATDGEAIWSYQTDAIYVSPAVTDGSLYVGSSNNNIIAFSAPQVITLTMNTVGHGTVQPGNGTQLYGSTIDLQAIPDEGWSFAGWSGDASGTSNTTLMMDGNKTITATFSKDVCILTMITKGKGSVLPGNVSYLYGDSVDLKAIADAGWSFANWTGSASGTSNTTITMTGNFTVTATFTQDTYTLTIITVGQGSVTNANTTFLSGTTVDLSATGSTGWHFANWTGDLSGSVNPSSILMDGDKTVVASFAKDVCILTMVTVGSGSVLPGNVTYLYGDSVDLKAINNAGWTFANWTGSASGTSNTTLTMTGNLTVTATFTQNIYTLTIITVGQGTVTPGNSSYLSGATVDLKAFNAAHWTFANWTGGASGTSNTTITLNGDMTITATFTKITYVVNFAASGASSDYVESILIVDGTEYPLSALPLSFTWDSGSTHTYSYASLLSVNSGKRYAWASASGLSTLQGGTLTVSGEGTVTANYGTQYLLVVSTPYGSASGSGWYSSGSSASASISGSTYGSGDTRQVFTGWSNGQTGTSFSVTMDSAKSVRANWATQYLVTLTANPTEAGSTTPQTIWASAGTISISASANSGYRFASWTVEGSATIASAYANSTSAAISGPANITANFNSGSLIATVTTSGETYDVTLSGDIASNQMSNITITPHQSKNTTTVGFTVTGESGTSGTGNLTLSKSAIPYGTTPLVYVDGVLVEEQGYTEDADNYYIWYTVHFSSHEMTIEFTSTQNAPDQGLGVWLGVGAAALLFAVLLVLIVLFKRSKPKRA; translated from the coding sequence ATGAGGCTAACAAAAACTTTAACTTCGATAGTAATTGCAGCATTAATCTTATCCTGTTTCATAACTTTATACAAAGCCGAGCCTGCCACGGCCGTATCATCAAATGGCACGATAAACTTTAACGTAAGCGGCTTAGCGGCTGGCACAAGCTGGACCGTGCAAGTGCAAACTACCAATCATACCCAAACCAGCAGCACCTACTCCACATCTTGGATCGAAGGAGTGCCCTGTCCATGGATTGTCTATGTGCCTGCCGGATACACTTCATCATCCACCCTATCCGGAACCGCATACGTAGCAGCGTACGGAACAACAAACATAAACGTGGCCTTCACGGCTATACCCGGTGCCTACGATGTGGTTTTTACCCAAACCGGTTTAGCCTCAGGCACACGCTGGAGCGTAACCCTCAACGGCAACACACAAACATCAACCACCGACACTGTCACATTCAGTGGCGTGTCCGATGGTTCATACAGCTACTTTGTCAATGCCCCCGGAGGATACAATGCCTCAGTAACCTTTGGCGCCATCACTGTGGATGGAGAAAACGTGGAGCAGTCAGTGCTGTTTACTTCTCAATCTGACAGCTGGAGTATGTTTGGGAATGGTCCAGCCCGCACTGCAAGCTCCACCTCGATTGGTCCCCTGACGAACTCTTTGGCGTGGTCAAAGTCTACCGGACAATTCGGAGAATACTACCTTGATTTTTCGCCTGCTGTGGTTGTGGGTGATGTTTTCTACATATGCTCAGGACATTACGTCTATGCTCTTAACGCATTCACTGGAGACCTGATTAATACATACGATTTGGGATCAACTTATAATGATGATTCCGGACCCGCTATGGTGGAGGATATTTTATACTTCGGTTCATCAGGCGGGAACGTTACTGCGTTAAATATTACTTCAGGCGACATCGTTTGGACCTATACAACTGGTTCATACATAACAGGGTCCCCGGTAGTAGCAAACGGAGTCCTCTACATAGGTTCATATGATGATAAACTGTACGCGCTAAATGCAACCAACGGCAACCTGGTCTGGTCATATAATACTGGCGCAGACGTGTGGACTTCACCAGCCGTCTCTAACGGGCTTGTCCTAGTCTACTCCAATGGGAAACTGTATGCAATAAACGCGCAGACGGGCAGCCAAGCGTGGAACTATTCCGTGGCAAGTGCTCAATATTATAACGATGCACCAGTTGTCCAAGATGGCATAGTTTATGGGTGCCTATTCCAAGGCTCTGGTGCCGGCGCCTTCTTTGCTTTAAACGTCACTAGTGGCGCAGAAATTTGGTCTTACAGCGCGTATTCTTTCGGTGGAGCCGCTGTAGCTAACGGCGTTGTTTACTTTAACGACGGTGATGATGGTTACCTGCGTGCTCTGAACGCCACTACAGGCGTCGGAATTTGGTCAAGGGACCTATCGCTGTATGATCAGGGCCCAATGGTTTCAGGTGACGTAGTGTATGTGGTGTCCTATAATGGAATTTATGCCTTGAATGCGACAACTGGCAACACCATCTGGTCTTATTCGTTTTATAATTACATGGGTTCGGACTCAGGTACGCCTATTATCGCTAACGGTATAGTTTACGTTTTCGTACCCGGCGATATGATGATGTTTGAGGAGGAAGGTACAATATACGCCTTCGGAAACCCTGAGCAATACACGTTAAACATGACAACTGTGGGTCAGGGCACCGTTGAACCAGGAAACCAAACTTACAATGCAGGAAGCACCGTTAACTTGGTCGCTATCCCCGATGCAGGCTGGAGCTTTAGCGGCTGGAGCGGCGACGCATCAGGCACAACCAACACAACCCTCAGCATGGACGGCAACAAAACTGTAACCGCCACCTTCACCCAAGACATCTACGCCTTAACCATGCTTACAGTAGGCAACGGCCAAGTCAACCCCGGAAACACCTCTGCTACCTACCGATACGGCGACACAGTAGATATCAAAGCAATCAACGATGCAGGCTGGTCTTTTAGCGGTTGGAGCGGTGATGCCTCTGGAACAAGTAACACAACCCTGATGATGGATGGCAACTTAACGGTTACTGCAACCTTCACTCTTATCCCAACCTACGATGTAACCTTCACGTGCACTGGTTTAGCTTTGGGCACAAGCTGGAATGTAACCCTTGACGGAAGCACCCAGACCTCAACCGCTGCCTCCATAACCTTCACGGGGCTCCTCAGCGGCAACTACGCCTACACGATAGGTGCGGTAGCTGATTATACTCTGCAATCTCTCTCATCAACAGGAACATTACCGGTAAATACGGACCTGGACATACCCTTAGCGTTTACTTATAATCTGGACTGGCCTATGTTTGGATACGACTTGGCACGTTGTGGTTCATCCCCCGTTAATGGACCCGCCACCAACTATACAAAATGGATCTATACGACTGGCGGCGTGATAAGTTCGTCTCCATCAATTTATGGGGGCGTGGTCTACGTGGGGTCAAACGATGGTTACCTGTATGCATTCAATGAATCCGACGGCAACATCCTTTGGACCTACAAAGTCAGCGGTATAATTCAGTCAAGCTCCGCTGTAGCTAACGGTGTCGTGTACATTGGCTCCTCCGAAAGCATCCTGTATGCCTTAAACGCCTCAACGGGCACCAGCATATGGAACTTCACAGCAGGCAACGTCATCTATTCTTCTCCAGCGGTTGCTAACGGCATTGTCTATGTAGGCTGTTACGATAAGAACCTCTACGCGATCAATGCCTCAACCGGCGCGTTAGTTTGGAGCTACACCACAGGCGGCCCCATAGACCTCTCTTCTCCCGCCATAGTAAACGGCGTCGTTTTCATAGGCTCAACAGACAGCAAGCTTTACGCAATTAATGCTTCGACCGGTGCTAAACTGTGGAGCAGCGATCTTGGTGGGGCAATATATTCGACTCCTGCGGTAGCCAACGGTTTAGTCTTTGTAGGTACAGAAGGCAGTAAAATATACGCTTTGAATGCAACTACAGGCGATGAATGCTGGCAACTCTCGACAGGCGGCGCAGTTTACTGTTCCGCCGCGGTTGACAACGGAGTAGTCTATATTGGCTCTTATGACAAAAAGATGTATGCACTCAACGCTTCCACTGGAGCAGAAATCTGGAGCTTTACTGTGGACGGCTACATTTTAGCTAAACCCTCAATTGCCAGCGGCGTCATATACTTCGGATCCTTTGACGGACAGCTCTACGCCTTAAACGCAACCGACGGGGAAGCAATCTGGAGCTACCAAACCGATGCAATCTATGTGTCCCCCGCAGTCACAGATGGTTCACTATATGTGGGTTCATCCAACAACAACATAATTGCTTTCTCTGCTCCTCAAGTGATAACCTTAACCATGAACACGGTTGGTCACGGCACAGTGCAGCCGGGCAACGGAACCCAACTGTACGGTTCAACAATAGACCTGCAAGCTATCCCCGATGAGGGCTGGAGCTTTGCTGGTTGGAGCGGCGATGCCTCTGGAACAAGTAACACAACCCTAATGATGGATGGCAACAAGACAATCACAGCCACATTCAGCAAAGACGTATGCATCTTAACCATGATAACCAAGGGCAAGGGCAGCGTGCTCCCCGGCAACGTATCTTACCTCTACGGTGACTCAGTTGACCTCAAAGCCATCGCTGATGCAGGCTGGAGCTTTGCTAACTGGACCGGCAGTGCTTCGGGTACATCCAACACCACCATTACGATGACGGGTAACTTTACGGTCACTGCAACCTTCACCCAGGACACCTACACCTTAACCATCATCACGGTGGGTCAGGGCAGCGTCACCAATGCCAACACAACCTTCCTTTCAGGCACCACTGTTGACCTCTCCGCCACAGGCAGTACTGGCTGGCACTTTGCCAACTGGACCGGCGATCTCTCTGGGTCAGTTAATCCGAGTAGCATCTTGATGGATGGCGACAAAACTGTCGTTGCAAGCTTTGCTAAAGATGTCTGTATCTTAACGATGGTTACGGTTGGCAGCGGCAGTGTTCTTCCAGGAAACGTCACTTATCTGTATGGTGACTCTGTTGATTTGAAAGCCATAAACAATGCAGGCTGGACTTTCGCTAACTGGACGGGCAGCGCATCGGGTACATCCAACACCACCCTAACCATGACTGGCAACTTGACGGTAACCGCGACCTTCACACAGAACATCTACACCTTAACCATCATAACCGTGGGACAGGGCACCGTTACCCCCGGCAACAGCAGCTACCTCTCAGGCGCAACCGTGGACCTTAAAGCCTTCAACGCAGCCCACTGGACATTCGCGAATTGGACAGGCGGCGCATCGGGCACATCCAACACAACCATAACCCTCAACGGAGACATGACCATAACCGCTACCTTCACAAAGATAACCTACGTCGTTAACTTCGCTGCCTCTGGCGCCAGCTCGGATTACGTGGAAAGCATCCTGATTGTGGACGGCACCGAATACCCGCTCAGCGCGCTTCCGCTGTCCTTCACCTGGGACTCAGGCTCAACCCACACCTACAGCTACGCCTCATTGCTGAGCGTAAACAGCGGTAAACGCTACGCTTGGGCATCAGCTAGTGGGCTATCAACCTTGCAGGGCGGCACCTTAACCGTGTCAGGCGAAGGCACCGTCACAGCCAACTATGGCACCCAGTATCTGCTGGTGGTAAGCACCCCGTATGGTTCAGCAAGCGGCAGCGGCTGGTACAGCTCAGGCTCCTCTGCGTCGGCAAGCATCAGCGGCTCCACCTATGGCTCAGGCGACACGCGCCAGGTCTTCACGGGCTGGAGCAACGGGCAAACCGGCACCAGCTTCTCGGTGACGATGGATTCCGCCAAGTCAGTGCGTGCTAACTGGGCAACCCAGTATCTGGTAACCCTCACAGCTAACCCAACTGAAGCCGGCTCCACTACGCCCCAAACCATCTGGGCATCTGCAGGAACAATCAGCATCTCTGCATCGGCAAACAGCGGCTACAGGTTTGCTTCCTGGACAGTAGAGGGCTCAGCCACCATAGCCTCCGCCTACGCTAACAGCACCTCCGCAGCCATCTCTGGCCCCGCAAACATAACCGCGAACTTTAACAGCGGCAGCCTCATCGCAACCGTAACTACCAGCGGCGAAACCTACGATGTTACCCTCAGCGGCGACATAGCGTCAAACCAGATGTCCAACATAACCATCACTCCGCATCAATCAAAGAACACCACCACCGTGGGATTCACTGTAACCGGCGAATCCGGCACCTCTGGCACAGGCAACTTGACGCTTTCCAAGAGCGCCATACCCTACGGCACCACCCCGCTGGTCTATGTGGACGGCGTCTTGGTTGAGGAGCAAGGCTACACCGAGGACGCAGACAACTACTACATCTGGTACACCGTGCACTTCAGCAGCCACGAGATGACCATAGAGTTCACGTCAACTCAGAATGCACCTGACCAGGGCTTAGGCGTCTGGCTTGGAGTCGGCGCAGCAGCTCTGCTGTTTGCTGTGCTGCTGGTGTTGATTGTGCTCTTTAAGCGCAGCAAACCAAAACGGGCATAG
- a CDS encoding YkgJ family cysteine cluster protein, with amino-acid sequence MQFVPWQNVADWRCRGCGYCCKLYSVVLGFTEWLHLTKTFGAETTEAGLNRFFIKRCSDGSCAFLCSSNRNYFCGLQSMKPQACKIWPFKVLAEPKYGEEKQAAYLYRGSTIYVYVDTMCNGLRYGAPTWEFERVVVREFAELSLGLRQVQVNSTRSPPAEWRRI; translated from the coding sequence ATGCAGTTTGTTCCATGGCAAAATGTGGCGGATTGGCGATGCAGAGGCTGCGGGTACTGCTGTAAACTCTACAGCGTCGTCTTGGGTTTTACCGAGTGGCTGCATCTCACCAAGACCTTCGGGGCAGAAACCACCGAGGCGGGGCTAAACCGCTTCTTCATCAAACGCTGCAGTGATGGTAGCTGCGCTTTTCTCTGTAGCAGCAACCGCAACTACTTCTGTGGGCTGCAAAGCATGAAGCCTCAGGCCTGCAAAATCTGGCCGTTTAAGGTGCTGGCGGAACCCAAATACGGCGAGGAAAAACAAGCCGCGTACCTGTACCGGGGCAGCACAATCTATGTTTACGTTGATACCATGTGTAACGGGTTGCGTTATGGGGCGCCGACCTGGGAGTTTGAGCGTGTGGTTGTGCGGGAGTTTGCGGAGTTATCGCTTGGGCTGCGGCAGGTGCAGGTTAATTCCACTAGGAGCCCGCCTGCGGAGTGGCGAAGGATTTAG
- a CDS encoding DEAD/DEAH box helicase, with translation MQATSENAFEMLVKPVRRLIEQRGFSKPTEPQAKVIPKILDGKNVLLISPTATGKTEAAFLPVLSMLLQQPKTPGIKVLYITPLRALNRDLLERLQWWCNNLDIKLAVRHGDTEQKERTRQSQCPPDILITTPETLQAILSGWLLRQHLQALKWVVIDEVHELADSKRGSQLSLALERVRGLIGRDFQMIGLSATVGSPEKVAEFLVGDKRPVETVRVSVAKMVKLQVIFPQPTEEDVRFAGKIYTHPEVAARLRIIRDYMEKRKSVLLFTNTRSVSEVLASRFKVWDEDFPISIHHGSLAKPSRIAAETGLKRGALKGLIATSSLELGIDVGHIDLVIQYMSPRQVSRLIQRVGRAGHTYGDLSEGIIIGMDSDDTLEALVIARRALQEQLEPISLPDKPYDVLAHQIAGLLLKTRRLTFNEILAVCQNAAPYQNLTVEDVEKIIRYMHQRFPRLAWASFEDQVVLRPQRTKALFEYYFDNLSMIPEEKQFLVIDETADSSIGVLDEAFMAEYGKPGTKFIIRGSPWQIIHATEDKVYVRPVEDPAGSIPSWIGEEIPVPYEVAQELAEVRGFVEEQWQRGATPEETSQMLSERYPADAQTILHAIAETAEQVYSGFPVPTPERIVVEEWSEFVIVHSNFGSLTNRALAQLLGQVLSDKLGRGIVVQHDPYRIFVQTMGAISSERLVEVLKEIKDLPESTVRSTLTASTIKTGLFKRRVIQVARRFGALKKWADFGNVSLQKLISSFEGTPIYEEGLKEVFSKDLDADGLVMVLGRLREGKTRLQVVKTGGNPTPVARVGIERVSMKTDLIPPEQMRAVLVDSAKARLLNETGNFVCAACWDWMAMVRIKDLPDKPLCPHCGSAAIGMLKVEEEKAMGLVEKRGEHLAKNEVKMQAHAKQTAELIERYGKAAAVALSGRRISANDAKAVLEKEPRVSDGFFELVLEAERKALSRRFR, from the coding sequence TTGCAAGCAACTTCTGAGAACGCTTTTGAAATGCTTGTCAAGCCAGTGCGAAGGCTAATAGAGCAGAGAGGATTCTCTAAACCCACCGAACCCCAAGCTAAAGTCATCCCCAAAATCCTCGACGGCAAAAACGTCCTCCTCATATCGCCCACCGCAACCGGAAAAACCGAAGCCGCCTTCCTTCCCGTCCTCAGCATGCTTCTTCAGCAGCCCAAAACCCCCGGCATAAAAGTGCTCTACATCACGCCGCTACGTGCGCTCAACCGCGATTTGCTGGAGCGCCTCCAGTGGTGGTGCAACAACCTCGACATCAAGTTGGCGGTGCGCCACGGCGACACCGAACAGAAAGAACGCACCCGACAAAGCCAATGTCCACCCGACATATTAATCACCACACCCGAAACCCTGCAGGCAATCCTCTCTGGGTGGCTGCTGCGTCAGCATCTCCAAGCCCTTAAGTGGGTGGTGATTGATGAGGTGCATGAACTCGCCGACAGCAAACGGGGTAGCCAACTCTCGCTGGCGCTGGAGCGGGTGCGGGGGTTAATCGGCAGGGACTTCCAGATGATTGGGTTATCCGCCACCGTGGGCAGCCCAGAGAAGGTCGCGGAGTTCCTCGTCGGCGATAAACGCCCCGTTGAAACCGTGCGGGTATCCGTTGCCAAGATGGTTAAGCTCCAAGTAATTTTTCCCCAGCCCACCGAGGAAGATGTGCGTTTCGCTGGCAAAATCTACACTCACCCCGAGGTGGCGGCGCGCCTGCGGATCATCCGTGATTACATGGAGAAGCGCAAGTCAGTTTTGCTCTTCACTAACACTCGGTCGGTTTCGGAGGTTCTGGCTTCACGCTTCAAAGTCTGGGACGAAGACTTCCCCATCTCCATCCATCATGGTTCACTGGCAAAGCCCTCCCGCATCGCCGCGGAAACCGGCCTTAAACGTGGCGCACTCAAAGGCTTAATTGCCACAAGCAGCCTTGAACTCGGCATCGATGTTGGACACATTGATTTGGTGATTCAGTATATGAGTCCACGGCAGGTGTCGCGGCTTATCCAACGCGTCGGCAGAGCCGGGCACACCTACGGTGACCTCTCAGAGGGCATAATCATAGGCATGGACTCCGATGACACCCTTGAGGCCCTGGTGATTGCACGCCGCGCATTGCAGGAGCAGCTTGAACCCATAAGCCTGCCTGATAAACCCTACGATGTGCTGGCGCATCAAATCGCTGGGCTGCTGCTTAAAACCAGACGCTTAACCTTTAATGAAATCCTCGCAGTATGCCAGAACGCCGCGCCCTATCAGAATCTAACAGTTGAGGACGTCGAGAAAATCATTAGGTACATGCATCAGCGGTTTCCACGGCTGGCATGGGCGTCCTTTGAGGATCAGGTGGTTCTGCGTCCCCAACGCACCAAAGCCCTCTTTGAGTACTACTTTGATAATCTCTCCATGATTCCTGAGGAGAAGCAGTTTCTGGTCATAGATGAAACCGCAGATTCCTCCATCGGGGTACTCGACGAGGCCTTCATGGCTGAGTACGGTAAACCCGGAACCAAATTCATCATCCGCGGCAGCCCCTGGCAAATCATACATGCCACCGAAGACAAAGTCTACGTTCGCCCCGTCGAGGACCCCGCCGGCAGCATACCCAGCTGGATAGGCGAAGAAATCCCGGTGCCCTACGAGGTCGCCCAGGAATTAGCTGAGGTCCGCGGCTTTGTTGAGGAGCAGTGGCAACGCGGCGCCACCCCCGAGGAAACCAGCCAGATGCTCTCGGAACGTTACCCCGCCGACGCCCAGACCATCCTGCATGCCATAGCGGAGACCGCCGAGCAGGTGTACAGCGGCTTCCCCGTGCCTACGCCCGAGCGTATCGTGGTGGAGGAGTGGAGCGAATTTGTAATTGTGCATTCGAATTTTGGTTCGTTGACGAATCGCGCGTTGGCGCAGCTGCTTGGGCAAGTGCTCTCCGATAAGCTGGGACGCGGCATCGTCGTGCAGCATGATCCCTACCGCATATTTGTACAGACCATGGGCGCCATCTCCTCGGAACGTTTGGTGGAGGTGCTTAAAGAAATCAAGGATTTGCCCGAATCCACAGTCCGCAGCACCTTGACTGCCTCCACAATCAAAACGGGGCTGTTTAAGCGACGCGTCATCCAGGTTGCCCGCCGCTTCGGCGCCCTAAAGAAGTGGGCGGATTTTGGCAATGTGAGCCTGCAAAAACTCATCTCCAGCTTCGAAGGCACCCCAATATATGAGGAGGGCCTCAAGGAGGTGTTCAGCAAAGACCTTGACGCTGACGGATTGGTTATGGTTCTGGGGCGTCTGCGTGAGGGCAAGACGCGGTTGCAGGTGGTGAAGACAGGCGGTAACCCGACGCCGGTGGCTCGTGTGGGCATAGAGCGGGTAAGCATGAAGACTGATTTGATTCCGCCCGAGCAGATGCGGGCTGTGCTGGTGGATTCGGCTAAGGCGCGGCTGCTGAATGAAACAGGCAACTTTGTCTGTGCGGCATGCTGGGACTGGATGGCTATGGTGCGCATAAAGGATTTGCCTGATAAACCCCTGTGTCCCCACTGTGGCTCAGCCGCGATTGGGATGCTTAAGGTGGAGGAGGAGAAAGCGATGGGTCTGGTGGAGAAGCGGGGCGAGCATCTGGCTAAGAACGAAGTGAAGATGCAGGCGCATGCCAAGCAGACCGCGGAGCTTATTGAGCGGTACGGGAAAGCGGCGGCGGTGGCTTTGAGTGGACGCCGAATTTCAGCTAACGATGCCAAGGCGGTTCTGGAGAAGGAGCCTCGGGTTTCTGATGGCTTCTTTGAGTTGGTTTTGGAGGCTGAACGTAAGGCGCTGAGTCGTCGTTTCCGTTAA
- a CDS encoding chorismate-binding protein — protein sequence MAKCPKCGTEAAKPKKTWKMAGRPDKEGKRMQLEIGLYECPKCGNVFREVLSKQKI from the coding sequence ATGGCGAAATGTCCAAAATGCGGAACCGAAGCAGCAAAACCCAAGAAAACATGGAAGATGGCAGGCCGCCCCGACAAAGAAGGAAAACGGATGCAGCTAGAAATCGGCCTCTACGAATGCCCCAAATGCGGCAACGTATTCCGCGAAGTACTAAGTAAACAGAAAATCTAA